A genomic window from Fibrobacterota bacterium includes:
- a CDS encoding ABC transporter ATP-binding protein: MDAVLETRGLRKSYHLGNEEVPVLHGIDFLLGKGEYGAIMGPSGSGKSTLLNILGCLDRPTAGQYLVEGREVGGLSENELADLRARSIGFVFQSFNLLPRLTLWQNVELPLQYLGISRSERRRRVDETMARLGLSERGKHLPLEVSGGQRQRAAIARALVKQPAILLADEPTGNLDSTTTSEVLKLFAELHAEGNTILMITHEREVADRAARRWHILDGRMSEIS, encoded by the coding sequence ATGGATGCCGTATTGGAGACGCGCGGGCTTCGCAAGAGCTACCACTTGGGCAACGAGGAAGTTCCGGTTCTGCACGGCATCGATTTCCTGTTGGGCAAGGGGGAGTACGGGGCCATCATGGGGCCCTCGGGATCGGGCAAGAGCACGCTCCTGAACATCCTCGGCTGCCTGGATCGTCCCACGGCCGGGCAATATCTGGTCGAAGGTCGCGAGGTGGGAGGATTGTCGGAAAACGAATTGGCCGACCTGCGGGCGCGGTCGATCGGATTCGTGTTCCAGTCGTTCAACCTTCTGCCGCGATTGACGCTTTGGCAGAACGTGGAGCTGCCCTTGCAGTACCTGGGGATCTCCCGTTCGGAGCGCCGCCGCCGCGTGGACGAGACCATGGCCCGCCTGGGACTTTCCGAACGCGGCAAGCACCTGCCGTTGGAAGTGTCGGGAGGGCAGCGCCAGCGCGCCGCCATCGCCCGCGCGCTGGTGAAGCAGCCCGCCATCCTCCTGGCCGACGAGCCCACCGGCAACCTGGACAGCACCACCACCTCCGAGGTTCTGAAGCTGTTCGCCGAACTCCATGCGGAAGGAAACACCATCCTCATGATCACGCATGAACGCGAGGTGGCCGATCGTGCGGCGCGCCGCTGGCATATCCTCGACGGTCGGATGAGCGAGATTTCGTGA
- a CDS encoding ABC transporter permease — translation MKTNFHTRGWILPARLAIRELASHRMRTAVTASAVFFGVAALMVMGALSRGMEDSNRKMYLQMGGAQVLQATARTATSNADNARYSMSPGLRLSDVDALQRNLPGFDAWAPEVSVGRDEIQTETGPIRAMATASTWKRFEMLSQEFDTTDGLTERAWESGRPIAVVGPRVASQVVKTGSALGAEIIVSGVKVRIVGIFKTSGNFDRRSREVALPISWYRSTKANGDPALSSIRAQVAVFDSIPKAREALRRELIALHRGIEDVDLSTNDDLFADSRKTLLAMSLVTILISSVALLSGGVGILNIQLASLSARVNELGVCKALGATSGLIFRQMFLESLLVSGGGGILGCLAGLVPGLVMKGMLPWTPRLSVADFVMGVAISFGLGTFAGLLPAIRAARLDPVEAMRA, via the coding sequence GTGAAAACGAACTTCCACACCCGCGGCTGGATCCTGCCTGCCCGTCTGGCCATTCGCGAGCTCGCCTCCCACCGGATGCGCACCGCGGTCACGGCGTCGGCGGTGTTCTTCGGAGTGGCGGCCTTGATGGTGATGGGCGCTCTTTCGCGCGGGATGGAGGACTCCAACCGCAAGATGTACCTGCAGATGGGCGGGGCGCAGGTGCTCCAGGCGACCGCGCGCACGGCGACCTCGAACGCGGACAACGCCCGGTATTCGATGTCGCCGGGATTGCGTTTGTCGGATGTGGATGCATTGCAAAGGAACCTGCCAGGATTTGACGCGTGGGCGCCGGAGGTTTCCGTGGGCCGCGACGAGATCCAGACCGAAACCGGTCCGATCCGTGCGATGGCCACTGCATCCACCTGGAAGCGGTTCGAGATGCTTTCGCAGGAATTCGACACCACCGACGGTTTGACGGAACGCGCTTGGGAATCCGGGCGGCCCATCGCGGTGGTAGGACCCAGGGTGGCCAGCCAGGTGGTCAAGACCGGGTCCGCGCTGGGAGCGGAGATCATCGTTTCGGGAGTGAAGGTGCGGATCGTGGGAATCTTCAAGACCTCCGGAAATTTCGATCGGCGGTCCAGGGAAGTGGCCCTGCCGATTTCCTGGTACCGGTCCACCAAGGCCAACGGAGACCCGGCTCTCTCCAGCATCCGCGCGCAGGTGGCGGTGTTCGACTCCATCCCCAAGGCGCGAGAGGCCTTGCGCCGCGAGCTCATCGCTCTCCACCGGGGGATCGAGGACGTGGACCTTTCCACCAACGACGATCTGTTCGCCGACTCCCGCAAGACGCTCTTGGCCATGTCGTTGGTCACCATCCTGATTTCCTCCGTGGCCCTTCTTTCCGGCGGCGTGGGCATCCTCAACATCCAGCTGGCCTCGCTTTCCGCCCGGGTGAACGAGCTGGGCGTGTGCAAGGCCCTGGGAGCCACCTCCGGCCTGATCTTCCGACAGATGTTCCTGGAAAGCCTTCTGGTTTCCGGCGGTGGTGGGATCCTCGGTTGCCTGGCGGGCCTGGTGCCGGGATTGGTCATGAAGGGAATGCTGCCCTGGACGCCGCGCCTTTCTGTGGCGGATTTTGTCATGGGCGTGGCGATTTCCTTCGGGCTGGGGACCTTTGCCGGCCTGCTTCCGGCCATCCGTGCCGCCCGGCTGGATCCAGTGGAAGCGATGCGCGCATGA
- a CDS encoding ABC transporter permease, translating into MKGILSSIFLGVVSAFREIRSQPLRALLSMTGVALAVAALAALLSFVAGLQAVVKESVTDMGGLGRVGVQTQEPTSALEARTFSRSPGLRQSDGDTIESILSGEVVQLRTAGMWQKVTYLGEPTRAYLMGCDRDYLVKDIQAILQEGAMPSVADFESGAQVALVAGTLADQWNAKAATKGASLVGSRVAIGGVMFDVVGMFKYRRSAWGRNAVTVAIPWKTWQHHFQGSEGSTSSLQLRLEEPDSVPQGIRRLKTVLLGEHRGAEDFTFQQFDFLEKFSSMIGNISMLLGIVAGLSLSVGALGIFNTMLAGLNERIREIGVRKALGARPFQIGVQFLVESVALCTLGGLAGMGIGAIPAIFGNELKDLISVKPVFTMAPVLGAMSLSIAVGILAGLWPALRAAKLSTVEALRYE; encoded by the coding sequence ATGAAAGGGATCCTGTCTTCGATCTTCCTGGGCGTGGTGTCGGCGTTCCGGGAGATCCGCTCGCAGCCTCTCCGTGCCTTGCTCTCCATGACGGGCGTAGCCCTTGCCGTGGCCGCGTTGGCGGCCCTTCTTTCCTTCGTCGCGGGCTTGCAGGCGGTGGTGAAGGAATCCGTCACCGACATGGGCGGGCTGGGGCGCGTGGGTGTGCAGACCCAGGAACCCACCAGCGCTTTGGAAGCGAGGACCTTTTCCCGATCGCCCGGTCTGCGCCAAAGCGACGGCGATACGATCGAATCGATTCTTTCCGGCGAGGTCGTCCAGCTGCGGACCGCGGGCATGTGGCAGAAGGTCACCTACCTGGGCGAGCCGACGCGAGCCTATCTGATGGGGTGCGATCGCGATTACCTGGTGAAGGACATCCAGGCGATCCTGCAGGAGGGTGCGATGCCCTCCGTGGCCGATTTCGAATCCGGAGCGCAGGTGGCCTTGGTGGCGGGAACCCTGGCCGACCAATGGAACGCCAAGGCGGCCACCAAAGGCGCGAGCCTGGTGGGATCCCGCGTGGCCATCGGCGGCGTGATGTTCGATGTGGTGGGGATGTTCAAGTACCGCCGCAGCGCCTGGGGCAGAAACGCCGTCACGGTGGCCATTCCCTGGAAGACCTGGCAGCACCATTTCCAAGGTTCGGAAGGATCGACTTCCTCCTTGCAACTTCGCTTGGAAGAACCGGATTCCGTCCCGCAGGGGATCCGTCGGCTCAAGACCGTGCTGCTGGGGGAACACCGGGGCGCGGAGGATTTCACCTTCCAGCAATTCGATTTCCTGGAGAAGTTCTCCTCGATGATCGGGAACATTTCCATGCTGTTGGGCATCGTCGCTGGATTGTCGCTTTCTGTCGGTGCTCTGGGGATTTTCAACACCATGCTCGCCGGATTGAACGAGCGCATCCGCGAGATCGGGGTGCGCAAGGCCCTTGGCGCGCGCCCCTTCCAGATCGGGGTCCAGTTCCTGGTGGAATCCGTCGCGTTGTGCACCTTGGGGGGACTGGCCGGCATGGGGATCGGAGCCATCCCGGCGATCTTCGGCAACGAGCTGAAGGATCTGATTTCGGTGAAGCCGGTGTTCACCATGGCGCCCGTGCTGGGGGCGATGTCGCTTTCCATCGCGGTGGGCATCCTGGCGGGATTGTGGCCTGCGTTGCGGGCGGCGAAGCTTTCGACCGTGGAAGCCTTGCGCTACGAGTGA
- a CDS encoding CHASE domain-containing protein translates to MGVSPAPLTTRITIPWWAWCSLAVGIGLSIGAAWVVMRDAQVSADREFEFACNEIRSNIASRLAANTQILHAGAALFHASDTVTRSDWNTFSRNLHLDEFLPGTQGIGFAMALRPDQLDAHTKAIRAEGFPAYTLHPSGMRDLYSSIVYLEPFEGRNLRAFGYDMLAEPVRRQTMERARDENDPVLSGKVTLVQETSKDIQAGVLMYMPVYHQQMPITTASERRVALKGWVYSPYRMTDMIQGALRGWDKKGRAHAILLEVYDGDSASPNSLLYKSHPTDDSGSSRIVDMERLYPLEFAQRRWTLRLLQRGEAHPWHDYQSAWLVLGGGIAISFLLLGLMWTVVNTKAHARAIADRSIREALEMTDRLSLATRAGGVGIWEYDLLNGRLVWDEQMFRLYGIPPESFAGAYDTWKTGVHPEDRERSDAEVQQAIRGEKEFDTEFRVLWPDGTIRHIRAVSLVHHDGDGRPTRLIGTNWDITDNKLAEAKLLDANADLQEANLRANELTVRAESASMAKSEFLANMSHEIRTPMNGVLGMTGLLLDTRLDNEQRRFAEIIRQSAESLLSLINDILDVSKIEAGKLQLEFLDFNLRELVDDLATSLSPRIRDKGLEFQAEVSPDIPANLRGDSGRLRQILLNLMGNAVKFTQRGRILLRADLESQSDHDVFLRFLVRDTGIGIPKDKQALLFQKFTQVDASTTRQFGGTGLGLAISKQLACLMGGEIGLTSEEGEGAEFWFTVCLARTTTSYATPPDRTIIRSLGNLRRRTLRILLAEDNITNQMVATGILENLGLRVDAVANGKEALQALEQFPYDLVLMDVQMPELDGFAATRLIRAPHSPVLDRNIPVVAMTANAMQGDRERCLDAGMNDYVSKPVSPQALSEALDKWLPEESLSATASAIEPSGQIPTPSDSPPVFDWPGLVERMLGEEKLARKILRSSLDQIPVQAARLEASLVSSNIVEIKRLAHALKGAVSNVGGEEIRRTLESLEESVEANDSTAIREAAPALKAQFERLFAQMRMHT, encoded by the coding sequence ATGGGAGTTTCTCCAGCACCACTGACGACTCGAATCACCATCCCCTGGTGGGCATGGTGTTCCTTGGCCGTGGGCATCGGTCTCTCCATCGGCGCGGCTTGGGTGGTCATGCGGGATGCCCAGGTTTCCGCCGATCGCGAGTTCGAGTTCGCCTGCAACGAAATCCGCTCGAACATCGCCTCCCGCCTGGCCGCCAACACGCAGATCCTGCACGCCGGGGCGGCCCTGTTCCACGCTTCGGACACGGTGACAAGATCTGACTGGAACACCTTCTCGCGGAACCTGCACCTCGACGAATTCCTTCCGGGGACCCAAGGGATCGGATTCGCGATGGCCTTGCGCCCCGACCAGTTGGACGCCCACACCAAAGCCATACGAGCGGAAGGCTTCCCCGCTTACACCCTCCATCCATCGGGCATGCGCGACCTGTACTCTTCCATCGTCTACCTGGAGCCGTTCGAAGGGCGCAACCTGCGCGCTTTCGGGTACGACATGCTCGCCGAGCCGGTGCGGCGCCAGACGATGGAACGCGCGCGCGACGAGAATGACCCTGTTCTTTCGGGCAAAGTCACATTGGTGCAGGAGACCAGCAAAGACATCCAGGCGGGCGTCCTGATGTACATGCCGGTCTACCACCAGCAAATGCCGATCACCACGGCATCGGAGAGACGCGTGGCGCTGAAGGGCTGGGTCTACAGCCCTTACCGCATGACGGACATGATCCAGGGTGCGCTGAGAGGATGGGACAAGAAAGGTCGAGCCCACGCCATCCTCCTGGAGGTGTACGACGGCGACTCCGCTTCGCCGAATTCCCTGCTGTACAAATCGCACCCGACAGACGATTCCGGATCCTCGCGCATCGTCGACATGGAACGACTGTATCCACTCGAGTTCGCCCAACGCCGCTGGACCTTGCGGCTCCTGCAACGTGGCGAGGCGCACCCGTGGCACGATTACCAGAGTGCCTGGTTGGTTCTGGGCGGCGGGATCGCGATCTCCTTCTTGCTGCTGGGACTGATGTGGACCGTCGTCAACACCAAAGCCCATGCCCGGGCCATCGCGGATCGTTCCATCCGGGAGGCGTTGGAAATGACCGATCGCCTTTCGCTGGCCACCCGGGCAGGAGGGGTGGGAATCTGGGAGTACGATCTGCTCAACGGCCGACTGGTTTGGGACGAACAGATGTTCCGCCTCTACGGAATCCCGCCGGAATCCTTCGCCGGCGCCTACGACACCTGGAAAACGGGGGTGCATCCGGAGGACCGCGAACGCAGCGATGCCGAGGTCCAGCAGGCCATCCGAGGCGAAAAGGAATTCGATACGGAATTTCGGGTGCTTTGGCCCGATGGCACGATCCGGCATATCCGAGCGGTTTCCCTGGTCCACCACGACGGCGATGGCCGGCCGACCCGCCTGATCGGAACCAACTGGGACATCACCGACAACAAGCTCGCGGAGGCCAAATTGCTCGATGCCAACGCGGATTTGCAGGAAGCCAACCTGCGCGCCAACGAGTTGACGGTCAGGGCGGAATCCGCCTCCATGGCCAAGAGCGAATTCCTGGCGAACATGAGCCACGAGATCCGCACTCCGATGAACGGCGTTCTGGGAATGACCGGACTGCTTCTGGACACCCGCCTGGACAACGAGCAGCGCAGGTTCGCGGAAATCATCCGCCAAAGCGCCGAATCCTTGCTTTCTCTGATCAACGACATCCTCGATGTTTCCAAGATCGAGGCCGGCAAGCTCCAACTGGAGTTCCTGGATTTCAACCTGAGGGAGCTGGTCGATGATCTGGCCACCTCGCTCTCGCCACGCATCCGCGACAAGGGGCTGGAATTCCAAGCCGAGGTGTCCCCCGACATCCCCGCCAACCTGCGCGGCGACTCCGGACGCCTCCGACAGATTCTGTTGAATCTGATGGGCAACGCCGTAAAATTCACGCAAAGGGGGCGGATCCTCCTGCGAGCGGACCTGGAAAGCCAGTCGGATCACGATGTGTTCCTCCGCTTCCTGGTGAGGGACACGGGAATCGGAATCCCCAAGGACAAGCAGGCCTTGCTCTTCCAGAAGTTCACCCAAGTCGACGCCTCCACCACGCGCCAATTCGGCGGCACGGGACTCGGATTGGCCATTTCCAAACAGTTGGCCTGTCTGATGGGCGGCGAAATCGGCCTGACCAGCGAGGAAGGCGAGGGCGCCGAATTCTGGTTCACGGTTTGCCTCGCCCGGACCACCACGTCCTACGCAACCCCGCCTGATCGGACCATCATCCGCTCCCTGGGGAATCTGCGCCGGCGTACGCTGCGGATCCTGCTGGCCGAGGACAACATCACCAATCAGATGGTGGCCACGGGCATCCTGGAAAATCTCGGGCTGCGGGTGGATGCCGTCGCCAATGGCAAGGAGGCGCTGCAAGCCCTCGAGCAATTCCCCTACGATCTGGTGCTGATGGATGTGCAGATGCCGGAGCTCGACGGCTTCGCCGCGACCCGCCTGATCCGCGCCCCCCACTCTCCGGTGCTGGACCGGAACATCCCCGTGGTCGCCATGACCGCCAACGCCATGCAGGGCGATCGCGAGCGCTGCCTGGACGCGGGGATGAACGACTACGTCTCCAAACCGGTCTCGCCGCAGGCGCTGTCCGAAGCGCTGGACAAGTGGCTCCCCGAGGAAAGCTTGTCCGCGACGGCATCCGCGATCGAGCCATCGGGACAAATTCCGACGCCATCGGACTCCCCACCGGTCTTCGATTGGCCCGGTCTGGTGGAACGCATGTTGGGCGAAGAGAAACTGGCCCGGAAGATCCTCCGCTCCTCGCTCGATCAGATCCCCGTGCAAGCCGCCCGGCTGGAAGCCAGCCTGGTTTCCTCCAATATCGTCGAGATCAAAAGACTGGCCCACGCATTGAAGGGCGCCGTTTCCAATGTCGGCGGCGAGGAAATCCGCCGCACCCTGGAAAGCCTGGAAGAGTCGGTGGAGGCGAACGATTCCACGGCGATCCGCGAAGCGGCGCCCGCATTGAAGGCCCAGTTCGAACGCCTGTTCGCCCAGATGCGGATGCACACGTGA
- a CDS encoding Rrf2 family transcriptional regulator has protein sequence MSSYGRTSSNAIAIASLLAERWTAKTRTTSQEASKIRGISKPLAARILVQLAQMGLVEGTPGPHGGYILARAPREIKLSEIVSVFQRVESDERCAYGPGWCGNGNPCPLHDELTRLEGEHLAFLERTTLNVFVGKSPLRETPASNVFATPSQELGSSDTSGKRTPKRALPA, from the coding sequence ATGTCGAGTTACGGACGCACCTCCTCCAACGCGATCGCGATCGCCTCCCTTCTGGCCGAGCGCTGGACCGCCAAGACGCGCACCACCTCGCAGGAAGCCTCCAAGATCCGCGGCATCTCCAAGCCTCTGGCCGCCCGCATTCTGGTGCAACTCGCCCAGATGGGCTTGGTGGAGGGGACACCGGGGCCGCACGGCGGATACATCCTCGCTCGTGCGCCGCGTGAAATCAAGTTATCGGAAATCGTCAGCGTTTTCCAGCGGGTGGAATCCGACGAACGCTGCGCGTACGGCCCTGGCTGGTGCGGCAACGGCAACCCCTGCCCGCTCCACGACGAGCTTACTCGCTTGGAAGGCGAGCACCTCGCCTTTCTGGAGCGCACGACCTTGAACGTGTTTGTCGGAAAGTCTCCGCTGCGGGAAACTCCGGCATCCAACGTCTTCGCCACCCCCTCTCAAGAACTTGGCTCATCCGACACCAGCGGCAAACGCACCCCCAAGCGAGCCCTCCCCGCCTGA
- the mazG gene encoding nucleoside triphosphate pyrophosphohydrolase, translated as METKRYGFEDLRAIMARLRAPDGCPWDKEQTHESIKEYFLEEVYEFLEAVEEGSVPHMREELGDLLLQVVFHAQMASEQDHYDIDDVIHELSDKLVRRHPHVFGEMAVADADEVVVNWEAIKNAEKGKEARKSRLDGIPVNYPALMKAKKLQVRAAKDGFDWPDAAPIWEKLSEEIAEVKEAISENDSDHLEDEVGDLFFVAVNLARKLGVDPEIALQRANRKFESRYRGMERLVEERGQKLSDLDLAAQDVLWGEVKRGG; from the coding sequence ATGGAAACCAAACGCTACGGCTTCGAGGATCTCCGCGCCATCATGGCTCGCCTGCGGGCGCCGGACGGCTGCCCCTGGGACAAGGAGCAGACCCACGAGAGCATCAAGGAATACTTCCTGGAAGAGGTCTACGAGTTCTTGGAAGCGGTGGAGGAGGGGAGCGTTCCGCACATGCGCGAAGAGCTGGGCGACTTGTTGCTCCAGGTGGTGTTCCACGCGCAGATGGCCTCCGAGCAGGATCACTACGACATCGACGACGTGATCCACGAGCTTTCCGACAAACTGGTGCGCCGCCACCCCCATGTGTTCGGCGAAATGGCCGTGGCGGATGCCGACGAGGTCGTGGTGAACTGGGAGGCGATCAAGAACGCCGAAAAAGGCAAGGAAGCGCGCAAGAGCCGGCTCGACGGAATCCCCGTCAACTACCCCGCCTTGATGAAAGCCAAGAAGCTCCAGGTGCGCGCGGCCAAGGACGGCTTCGATTGGCCCGATGCCGCTCCCATTTGGGAAAAGCTGTCCGAGGAAATCGCGGAAGTCAAGGAGGCGATTTCCGAAAACGATTCCGACCACCTGGAAGACGAGGTCGGCGACCTGTTTTTCGTGGCCGTGAACCTGGCCCGCAAGCTGGGCGTGGATCCGGAAATCGCCCTGCAGCGGGCCAACCGCAAGTTCGAGTCGCGCTACCGCGGCATGGAGCGTCTGGTGGAAGAGCGTGGCCAGAAATTGTCTGATCTTGACTTGGCGGCGCAGGATGTGTTGTGGGGAGAGGTGAAGCGGGGCGGCTAG